The following are encoded in a window of Helicobacter sp. 'house sparrow 1' genomic DNA:
- a CDS encoding sugar O-acetyltransferase: protein MDILERDLKGELVSTDDKDFYKILEIITQTQKLISKLNTGYHEPKKVREIFSQIIGKDVDPSVWILPPFYTDFGRNIEVGKNFFMNSCCTLMDRGGIYIGDDVFIAPKVNLTTINHDFNPYNRRATFCKPIVIEDRVWIGIGATVCPGVRVGENSIIGAGSVVTKDVPKNSIVGGNPARIIRKIDCVPHREKIETR, encoded by the coding sequence ATGGATATTTTAGAGAGAGATTTAAAAGGTGAATTGGTGAGTACAGATGATAAAGATTTTTATAAGATTTTAGAGATTATCACACAGACACAAAAACTCATAAGTAAGCTCAATACGGGGTATCACGAACCCAAAAAAGTAAGAGAGATTTTTTCTCAAATTATTGGCAAGGATGTGGATCCTTCTGTATGGATTTTGCCTCCATTTTATACAGATTTTGGTCGCAATATTGAAGTTGGAAAAAATTTTTTTATGAATTCGTGTTGCACCTTGATGGATAGGGGTGGAATTTATATTGGTGATGATGTTTTTATTGCTCCTAAGGTTAATCTCACCACCATTAATCATGATTTTAATCCCTATAATCGTCGTGCTACCTTTTGTAAGCCCATTGTAATTGAAGATAGGGTTTGGATAGGTATTGGTGCAACAGTTTGTCCAGGCGTAAGAGTTGGAGAAAACTCTATCATTGGGGCTGGAAGCGTTGTAACTAAAGATGTTCCTAAAAATAGTATTGTAGGTGGCAACCCTGCTAGAATCATTAGAAAAATAGATTGTGTGCCACATAGAGAAAAGATTGAAACAAGATAA